The DNA window ACTTGACGCTCTCCTTTGTGACTTTCAAATTTCACACTTTCTGAGCAATATATAATCAGCGACActatctcctttctttcctatttcttttcttttttttttcttttttcttttttcttttttctttcttttttgtgtgtTACTTATAAGATAAAACTGATATCGATGaacttttctttaatatctgtTATTATGCACTATAATTTTTCGTGTAATAATCCTTAAACAAGTGGTATTTATCCTAGATGAGAGTCTGTATTTAAAAGTTTAGAACTTCCACGGTAAGAAATGCACTCTCACAATGAAGAGATGCTGGATGCTTACTGTTCTTTTATATACCAAGCATGCCCTACCACCGCTCAGAAAAATCGTAACGATTAAACATGCGAATACGCTCGTTCGTTGACAACAGATCCGTGCTTGAGGATACTTTgccttttatatttctaatacaattcctaatagaaaaaaatttcctgCAAGAAGgaagattatttttgttagatGATTTCACTCGACGTTCTATAGGAGAAAATAAAGTGACGAATAAAACTGGATACTTGGTTGAAGCATTGAACTTGGGGGAAGTCCCTTCCCGACCATTGTTCGATTGATTTTCATTCATCCGACGTAGTAACAATACTTTTATGTATTCCACGTGCgtataaatatcgtttaaaGATAATGCGAACGGTGCCGATTTAATTTACGCAATTACTCATATCGTTTCCTTTAATCTGGCAAACGATCGGGAAAGACATTCCAACTctataatttgaaataacaaGCTAACATTCCATATGCAAGTGCGTTACATTTCGTAACACACCTGCAATATGGCTTTCTTTAGCACTCGGTAATACTCCAGTTATTATGATAAGACAGTGTGACccatataatttcattcatatgTCTTTACGAAAACATATAATTCCCATTCGTGGTTCCTATCTTTCACACGCACCAATAAAATTGATAGCTCTTTTACATTGAAATATCGTGTCAAGGACGATCCATAAAGATTACGTATGTGTTCGCGTGTTATGGTTGAACGATCGACGAGCTAagcaaatcgatcgatttacattttttttttcatattttttgttcgtttttttacATGTGCGTGTACATGcgaaatcattttatattactcGCTTAAAAACTCTTCGCGAGCAATAAAAGTTTCTTGTGAATTTGAAGACCTTAAATAGGAACGGTCCGCATCATAAAGTATCCAGACAGTTTAAAGTAAGCTAATCCCGCTAAACTAGCACTATCATTTCCTATTACCGTAATAGCTGGTTTCCAGGGTACTAAACTATTAATAGCATTTGGCAGAGAAAGTCTACTCTTACGTTTTATCCGAAGCAGTTCACCGCAATCCGATTTTCTATAATTCGGTAACGAGTACATATCTTGAAAATATGTCTATTTATCGTATGGATCATTATTGATTGTGACAGAGTTAGCAATGGTGAACCTCGACCgttgataagaataattggtCATGGTCATCTTCctaggatgaaaaaaaaaaaaaaaaaagaaacctctATTAGATATGACAGGGTTAGCAATGACGAATCTCGAccattgataacaataactttcACGGTCATCTTTctagaatgaaaagaaaaaactattaGGACggaataacaaatttatcaatttttttttccttttattatttcaagataTATTTCGTCGTCGAAAGGAACGTTCTCGAgaatatatgaattaaatGTAACAAAGAAATCTCTCCATCGTGCATGTGCAAATTATTTGTATTCCGAAGGATATAGCTTTGCACGAGTGAATATCAAGTGGTCGCTACGTTCTTTTGATAAAACAACATCTATATACTGTCAACAagtacgaaaagaaataaaaacgaaatgaacGGAAAATTACTGGAATTATTTACGTGCTTCTAAATACGATATTAGAAAacttgaaaataaaacaaggaaATCGTTTAAAGGCTCTTAAGATTTCAAACGTTCTTTAATACGTTTCGTGGCAATGTGCCTGCTCAAAGAGCCAGGCAAAATCTAGCAGAGAAGCACGGTCACGAGGAATCGTCTAAATATTTTAGCGACTGGTTTCCTCGAAACCGCTTCTCATAGTCAACAGCAAGGGTCATCGATGCCACGTGCGTCAGTTCCGTTCAGTTCGCGATTGAGACGGTTTCTGCGCTTTCGTCTGTGGCGGGCGGCTTACTTTAACGAATCACCGATTCTTTTAATGCGACGtcaccgtctctctctctctctctctctctctcttggagTACCGCCAAAGGCAACTTTGAAACAAAATAAGCGCGATCGGAAGAGAACCGATCAATCGATTTTTTATGCTAATTGTCAAACACATGTTTCAATGTGACGATAAAAACTTTTGTTATATCGGATCTGCAAATCAGCCATTAACGATTCtcatattgatttatttgtttctctttgtAATTTTGCGCCTGGCTTCTCTGAAACGAAATGATGCCCATTAACTGAGGGTAATCATTCATAAATACGATTATGTCGTATAATTGTGATCAAGATAGAACGGAAGTTCCGCGTCGACCTAGCTTGTCATGGAAAATGCAACGTAGCcttaaaaaagttaaaaagagcATTCAAAGAATAAccggtatatattataagacgcattaattattaagataattaatatgacATGAAGTTCCTTTCGAATTTCTATCCCCATCTCTTCTTATCGCATATATGTATTCGCAGAGAATTTTCAGGACGAAGAAAAGCAGCAAACGTACGTCCTTCCAGAACGATTGTCTTCTTTGATCCACGGTACAGGATTTTCAAAGGAAGAGATACAAAGACTATATCGTGCTTTCAAACAGTATTGTCCAAGAGGAACCGTTACTACCAACGATATCAAGCCAGCCTATGCAAAACTCTTTCCACTGGGTGATTCTGCAAAATATGCACAAATGGtattcaataattttgataaagatAAGGACGGCATTGTCACCTTTGGAGATTTGCTTCTAGGAATAGCGACGATCGTAAAAGGAACTACCGATGAAAAGCTTAGATGGATATTTCAGTAAGAATACATTGTGTTCACCGTGATATCGAAAAGGATCGTAAAATGAGACGCGTCTGGAATATCTTCAACTTCGTCAACTTACTTGCTTTTAGATTTTATGATTTGAATGGCGACGGTTGGATCTCGAAACACGAGATGATCACCGCTATCTTTGCGATTTATGAAATGGTAAACAATGATCAAACTGTTTGGAGTATGGTAAACAGGCACGTGGACAGACTTTTTGAAAAGATGGATACTGATAAGGACGGAATGATATCCATAGAGGAATTCATAGCCAGCTGCAAAAATGTACGAGcaattattagaatttaattacataataaataatattattagtttttattGCAAAATCTTTAACTGACAAGAAACGATAGAAAGACATTTcaatgtaatattctttaagaaaaaaagtcattatctttttcttacagGATACTCTTATTCAAAATCAACTGacagaatttaataatttttggtGGTAACATAGACTGAAAACAATGTCCATAGTACCTAAAATATATGCtctaatattctttataaattcagtacaaatattatatatctgacTGACccttttttaatcaattattttataaatatgtaatttgatcctataataaataaaaataatcataaaatttcgGTCTAACGAGTAATCACTTGGCCGTACTTCATAGACCGTacgatcattatattataaataaagtaagGAATAGATTTGGAATTGTCTTATACATTGGTATAACTAATGTAGAAGCCATTTGTACCTCTTCAAAATAGTcgcttttgtaaaatataaaagacacAAGCAAGGAAAAAAGCAAATGCTAAAACAAGTAGCACTTTGTCTGTAACCTCCCTTCTACCATATTTCCCTAACAACTTTCCCGATTGTACTATGACCTGCTGTTGATGTTCTAATTCATTTTTAGTACTAGACACTTTGTCGGATGATGTTActaaaacaaaaagtataaaTTAGCTTGTTCTATATgagagatattaaataaaatgaataagcaaatttttaattgtgtTCATACACAGTGTGTCTAATGTGTCCCCACTTTTCTGAGTAGTTTCAGCTAAATGTCTCGAAATACTTAATAGTTTGTCTGTCACTTGATTAGATGCGCTTGCTAAACCCTGCTTATCCCGTCTTTTACGAAGAGCATTTTGTTGTTCTTCGGATATTGAAAGTAAATCCTCTCTTGCCAATTTATCTATGATACATGCACTAATGACATTGGCTTTACGAAATGTCCCAAGAGATGCAGTTAACTGTTTTTTGTATGTTTCAACTTCAGCTAACAATTccgttctttcattttcatttatttcggTTTCAGCTAGAGAAGTCAATTTATCTATACTGGATCTTAATGCTGTGAtcttttcccttccttctGCATTAAGTTCATTGAGTAATTCTAAAGGGCCAGTACATTGTTGTATGTCCTATGAATTAGATTTTCATATAAGTGTAATAATTTAGTTAAACATATAAGTGTAACAATTACAAAGTGAGGTTATGCGTTTGAACGAATTTGACGACAAAAAATTTTAGTGTTTACTTGTATTAAAGCAGTGAATTGTAggtgattttttattatctcttgtCGTATTAAttccgtattattattaatatccataGTTTTGATTATACTGCATACGTATACAAGTCCGTACGTTGGTTACTTGTAAATACCTATTAGGAATACCGACAGAGGAAAAAAGTCTACTCTTACCTACTGAGACATACAAAATGGCGCTCGAAGCGCGTGCGACTACAGCGACATTTATGGACAAAATATGTACTACGAAAGCAATAATTTATGCATGACGTCATTAATAAGAAAACATTACATCGACACATGATtttcttcaaagaaaataaacctTTTGCAAAAGTTCAAATCTTTGGCATATACCATTATGTAATTAGGGATGATGAAAGAACTTAACTAAATAAATTCACTTCAAATATTACCGATCATACATGAACGTGATAAGAAATTAGAAATTGTATTAATCCATAACTACtgatttctattcttttaaaaatattaacgatacaaATACTGCGTGAGGTAgtgtaatttattatacaatttgtatatataactcTATAATATGCAATCAGATAGTTTTtcaattatacttataatcaCATTTGACAATACATAGGCTTTACTAAAATTACATACGGCCTTTCAGACAAATATAAGCTTTTCAAGCTAAATCTCCCGTACACTTGTTAAACTTCGTTACTGGTTTGACCAATTACATAacatgtattttttaataaataaatgtgtaatataatatgtaaaataaactCTACGATAGTCTATAGATACTACAAATGTCTATAGTAGATGTGTACGGCTTTCATGAcagattttatattacataatccTTGTTAAATTTAGTTCAAATCAGTTACTttgagtattattaatgaagataatttattattgcagTTGTAAATTCTGTTGTTGAACTTTGGCCACCTAAATCCTTCGTAAGAACTTTTCCATCATTTAAAACTTTATTTAATGCATCTCGAATTTGTTCGGAATAACGTTTCAAGTTAACATGATGTAGCAACTTGACAGCACATAAAATCATGGCTGTTGGGTTAGCAACATTCCTACCAACAGCTTCGGAATACGTATGTCTTGCAccctgtatatacatattagacgataacatatatatatatacatatatttattattattataaatataatcttacCGGTTCAAAAACTACACACTCTGCACTGTACGTTGCACCAGGGACTACACCAGCACCGCCGACTAATCCAGATGCTAAATTATCTATGATATTGCCATATAAATTAGGCATCACCATAACATCAAATTGATTAGGATTGGATACCATTTGCATAGTGCAATTATCCACGATCATAGTTTCAAATGTAATTctacaaataaagaaatataatccgTTGAAAATGTAGTTTCCTAGAAATAGCAtgcaataaaatgtattatatgttcATCCTCACCTAGGATATAATTTGGCTATTTCTTGACATGATTTAAGGAAAAGGCCATCAcctaatttcattatatttgcTTTATGAACACAAGTTAcctttttacgattatttttaactGCATAATCAAATGCAAATTTGGCAATTCTTTGACTTTTCGTTGCTGTCACTATCTTTAAACACTCTACAACTCCTTTGACAGATTCGTGCTCCAGGGCAGAGTATTCACCTTCCGTTTGTTCTCTGATGATAACACAATCTACATTTTGATGACGAGACTTGACACCTGGCAGTGATTTTACATGTACTACATTTGAATATAAATCTAAACTTCTGCGTAATTTCATATTCAAAGTTTGTAGTTCTCCTGTATGCGAATGATCTGGTGTGGCTAAAATACCCTATGGAagaggcaaaagaaaaaaaaaagaaaatagatatcaCAGTATTTAAAAGAACGCAATAAAACGACAATGTCTACGAATATTTATACCTTTAAGCAAACTTTGTTCCTGGCAATACTGTTTGAAACTTGTTCAAGTGGTGCACTCAATGTTGGATTTACTTCGGATAAAAAATAAGGTTCAAATTCAATCGGAACATTGGCTGCTTTGAAAACATTTTGGACAGATAATACCAATTCCGGTCCTACACCATCTCCCGGAATTAAAGtacattttacttttccttcttgTTCGACTATCTAAAAGGAGAAGCGTGATGGAGATACaagaataaatgaacaatttaTCAGAAAACTTACATTTTCTTGCTGAAGGATTGCTCCTACATGTAAGGGCCTAATAGCTCCCTTTTGGGCAGTCTGTTGgtacaataaaaatacaaataatccaaatacatatttaaattatatttttttcaaaataatcttttaaaagtATTTGCCAATATCAGTAGGACACAATAATGATGTAAACGTAAAACGTATGATTATTCGAATATGTCCGAAATAATCTAATTTGTCAAACTGAactcaatgaaatttattaactgTACAAAAATACATTCAGTCTGAGTAACGATTACttgtaatatcgaaaata is part of the Vespa crabro chromosome 21, iyVesCrab1.2, whole genome shotgun sequence genome and encodes:
- the LOC124431349 gene encoding isocitrate dehydrogenase [NAD] subunit beta, mitochondrial, encoding MALLARNICKVLSQTAQKGAIRPLHVGAILQQENIVEQEGKVKCTLIPGDGVGPELVLSVQNVFKAANVPIEFEPYFLSEVNPTLSAPLEQVSNSIARNKVCLKGILATPDHSHTGELQTLNMKLRRSLDLYSNVVHVKSLPGVKSRHQNVDCVIIREQTEGEYSALEHESVKGVVECLKIVTATKSQRIAKFAFDYAVKNNRKKVTCVHKANIMKLGDGLFLKSCQEIAKLYPRITFETMIVDNCTMQMVSNPNQFDVMVMPNLYGNIIDNLASGLVGGAGVVPGATYSAECVVFEPGARHTYSEAVGRNVANPTAMILCAVKLLHHVNLKRYSEQIRDALNKVLNDGKVLTKDLGGQSSTTEFTTAIINYLH
- the LOC124431352 gene encoding vesicle transport protein SEC20 codes for the protein MDINNNTELIRQEIIKNHLQFTALIQDIQQCTGPLELLNELNAEGREKITALRSSIDKLTSLAETEINENERTELLAEVETYKKQLTASLGTFRKANVISACIIDKLAREDLLSISEEQQNALRKRRDKQGLASASNQVTDKLLSISRHLAETTQKSGDTLDTLLTSSDKVSSTKNELEHQQQVIVQSGKLLGKYGRREVTDKVLLVLAFAFFLACVFYILQKRLF
- the LOC124431351 gene encoding neurocalcin-delta B-like, whose product is MSYNCDQDRTEVPRRPSLSWKMQRSLKKVKKSIQRITENFQDEEKQQTYVLPERLSSLIHGTGFSKEEIQRLYRAFKQYCPRGTVTTNDIKPAYAKLFPLGDSAKYAQMVFNNFDKDKDGIVTFGDLLLGIATIVKGTTDEKLRWIFQFYDLNGDGWISKHEMITAIFAIYEMVNNDQTVWSMVNRHVDRLFEKMDTDKDGMISIEEFIASCKNDTLIQNQLTEFNNFWW